Genomic DNA from Sphingomonas lacunae:
TCGACATCGGCCTTGTCATATTTGGGCATGGGTTCAGTCCTTCCTGTTGCCGACCAGCGTCGATGTTCCCTCACCCGCCAGCACGCGGGCAAGGTTACCCGGTTCGCGGATGTTGAAGACGATGATCGGGATATTGCTGTCACGGCACAGCGCAATGGCGCTCGCGTCCATGACCTTGAGGTTGTCGGCCAGCACCGTGTCATAGGAAACGACATCATAACGCTTGGCCGATGCATTGGTCTTGGGGTCGCTGTCATAGACGCCGTCGACCGACGTTCCCTTGAACAGCGCGTCGCACTTCATCTCGGCGGCCCGCAGCGCGGCGCCCGAATCGGTGGTGAAATAGGGGCTGCCGACACCGGCGGCAAAAATCACCACCCTGCCCTTTTCAAGATGACGTTCGGCCCT
This window encodes:
- the pyrH gene encoding UMP kinase, whose translation is MTNPTYRRILLKLSGEVLMGEQGFGIDPATVASMAAEVKAAKETGLEICLVIGGGNIFRGMAGAAKGMDRAQADYMGMLATVMNALAMQNALEQIGVHTRVQSAVQMDQVCEPVIRRRAERHLEKGRVVIFAAGVGSPYFTTDSGAALRAAEMKCDALFKGTSVDGVYDSDPKTNASAKRYDVVSYDTVLADNLKVMDASAIALCRDSNIPIIVFNIREPGNLARVLAGEGTSTLVGNRKD